In Bacteroidota bacterium, the following proteins share a genomic window:
- a CDS encoding ATP-binding cassette domain-containing protein, whose amino-acid sequence MSDKIVKALMQLFAILANTEQDARNGRAVVHSFLNQQINPSLVDFYLNFFDEYLSFLQGKADPDKQKKRVSVNSVKVLRICSDINAELNIRQKYIVLLRLFEFAYSSGKEINNDEQEFLDTVVSSFNIELADATRCLLFIKSSADNILSSDAAVLLCTAKNDNQLSLPQMMRETLTGKILILFIKTANLYIVRNLGNNTLTLNGLLLVDQNAHVFAQGAVIRGPRMQPIYFNEVEHALNYNQNRSELFYQVSSITYKFRSGKVGLHSLSFEARSGNLIGIMGGSGAGKSTLLNILNSNHTPTSGSVCINGINIHSNKQALEGLIGYVPQDDLLIEELSVEQNLFYNAKLCFGNLDNIALLQKVYNTLGALGLMEVKNLKVGSPLDKTISGGQRKRLNIALELVREPAVLFVDEPTSGLSSRDSETVMDLLKQITASGKLVFVVIHQPSSNIFKLFDSLLLLDNGGYPIYYGNPSDAVLHFKQNANFADASVSECDACGNINAEQLFEIAEAKVVDEFGNQLNQRKVSPKQWNEIYLQLNGNFLNTHTKPSGTLPPVETKKPSALKQFTIYLKRDLVSKLNNRQYLLITLGIAPALAFILSFFLKNYHTTGQYSFYKNINLPAFIFMGVIVHLFTGLMLSAEEIFRDRKIIKREAFLHLSKDSYLLAKIVLLAGISAIQAALFVVISNFIFELRGMYFDYWLMYFTVSCFANMLGLNISKTFNSVVTIYILIPLLIIPQIILSGVIVKYENLHPAITCNDKVPMIGEIMASRWAFEGLAVHQFKNNQYNKLFFAYDAQLSNAYYLKDIWLPVIQDSVMSINKNFVSKNLKVPINYKCMLADEINSKEIALSGYNHRTYEISSDNLTLLQAKLEEFRKQKVNDYNLANAKKQALVEKQLGDNDITLNQLEQHYSNQSLSDMVLNNMELKRIKAADSKLIRLHQPVYMISEKGCFRAPFFVHQKYFLGHYYPTYLCNIVVIWLMTLFLYLSLRLDWFRSVVKVLAYWKQKAGFAKN is encoded by the coding sequence ATGAGTGATAAAATTGTAAAAGCACTAATGCAACTGTTTGCTATATTAGCAAACACTGAGCAGGATGCTCGTAATGGCCGTGCAGTTGTTCATTCATTCCTTAATCAGCAAATCAATCCTTCGCTGGTCGATTTTTATCTTAATTTTTTTGATGAGTACTTATCTTTTTTACAAGGCAAGGCGGACCCTGATAAGCAAAAAAAGCGTGTATCTGTAAATTCTGTTAAAGTGCTGCGCATATGCAGCGATATAAATGCAGAACTTAATATTCGGCAAAAGTACATCGTGCTTTTGCGTTTGTTTGAATTTGCCTATTCATCGGGAAAGGAAATAAATAATGATGAACAAGAATTTTTGGATACGGTTGTGTCTTCGTTTAACATTGAATTGGCCGATGCAACTCGATGCCTGTTGTTTATAAAGAGTTCTGCAGACAACATTCTTAGTAGTGATGCAGCGGTATTATTATGCACAGCAAAAAATGATAATCAATTATCGTTGCCACAAATGATGCGCGAAACATTAACCGGCAAGATTCTTATCCTATTTATAAAAACAGCCAACCTATATATTGTTCGCAACCTTGGCAACAACACGCTTACACTTAATGGTCTGTTGTTGGTTGATCAAAATGCCCATGTATTTGCTCAAGGCGCAGTAATACGCGGACCACGTATGCAGCCAATTTATTTTAACGAAGTTGAGCATGCCCTTAATTACAATCAAAATAGAAGCGAACTCTTTTATCAGGTTAGCAGCATTACCTATAAATTTCGTAGCGGCAAGGTAGGTTTGCATTCGCTTAGTTTTGAAGCCCGTTCTGGAAACTTAATAGGTATAATGGGAGGCAGTGGTGCCGGTAAGTCAACGCTTCTGAATATTTTAAACTCTAATCATACGCCAACTTCTGGTTCAGTTTGTATTAATGGTATCAACATACATTCCAATAAGCAAGCGCTTGAAGGATTGATTGGGTATGTGCCTCAAGATGATTTGCTCATAGAAGAATTATCAGTTGAGCAAAACCTCTTTTACAATGCTAAGTTGTGCTTTGGCAATCTGGATAACATTGCATTATTACAAAAAGTATATAACACACTTGGTGCACTTGGGCTAATGGAAGTAAAGAATTTAAAGGTGGGCTCACCTTTAGATAAAACCATAAGTGGAGGTCAGCGCAAAAGATTAAATATTGCGCTTGAACTTGTGCGCGAACCGGCTGTTCTATTTGTTGATGAACCTACATCCGGCCTTTCATCGCGCGATAGCGAAACAGTGATGGATTTGCTTAAGCAGATAACCGCTTCGGGCAAGTTGGTTTTTGTGGTAATACATCAACCGTCTTCCAATATTTTTAAATTATTTGACAGTCTCTTGCTGCTCGATAATGGCGGTTATCCTATTTACTATGGTAATCCCAGCGATGCTGTATTGCACTTTAAACAGAATGCCAACTTTGCTGATGCCAGCGTAAGTGAATGCGATGCCTGTGGAAATATAAATGCCGAACAACTTTTTGAAATTGCCGAAGCTAAGGTGGTAGATGAGTTTGGTAATCAACTTAACCAACGTAAAGTAAGTCCTAAGCAATGGAACGAAATATATTTGCAATTGAATGGGAATTTTTTGAACACGCATACTAAGCCTTCGGGAACACTTCCGCCTGTTGAAACAAAAAAGCCGTCAGCCCTAAAACAATTTACAATTTACTTAAAGCGCGATTTAGTAAGCAAACTTAATAATAGGCAATACTTGCTAATTACTCTTGGTATAGCACCTGCGCTTGCTTTTATTTTGTCTTTTTTCCTGAAAAATTATCATACCACAGGGCAATACTCCTTTTATAAAAATATTAACCTGCCGGCATTTATTTTTATGGGTGTAATTGTGCATTTATTTACCGGGCTCATGTTAAGTGCCGAAGAGATTTTTCGTGACAGAAAAATTATTAAACGCGAGGCATTCTTGCATCTAAGCAAAGATAGCTACCTCTTGGCAAAAATAGTTTTACTGGCAGGTATCAGTGCCATACAAGCTGCCTTGTTTGTAGTTATTTCAAATTTTATTTTTGAATTAAGAGGAATGTATTTCGATTATTGGTTGATGTATTTTACCGTTTCCTGCTTTGCCAATATGCTCGGTCTCAATATTTCAAAAACATTCAATTCGGTAGTAACCATTTATATTTTAATTCCGCTTTTAATAATACCTCAAATTATTTTGAGCGGGGTGATTGTAAAATATGAGAATCTGCATCCTGCTATTACCTGCAATGATAAGGTACCAATGATAGGCGAGATTATGGCTTCGCGTTGGGCATTTGAAGGTCTGGCCGTTCATCAGTTTAAAAACAATCAATACAACAAACTTTTTTTCGCATACGATGCTCAATTGAGCAACGCCTATTATCTGAAAGACATTTGGCTCCCCGTTATACAAGATTCGGTAATGAGCATTAATAAAAATTTTGTTTCTAAAAATTTAAAGGTGCCAATAAATTACAAGTGCATGCTTGCCGATGAGATTAACAGCAAAGAGATAGCGCTATCAGGTTACAATCATCGTACATATGAGATTAGTTCAGATAACCTTACCTTGCTGCAAGCAAAACTCGAAGAGTTCAGAAAGCAAAAGGTTAATGACTATAATCTTGCCAATGCAAAAAAGCAGGCTTTGGTAGAAAAGCAACTGGGCGATAATGACATCACATTAAATCAACTTGAACAACATTACAGTAATCAGAGCCTGAGCGACATGGTGCTAAACAACATGGAACTCAAGCGAATTAAGGCGGCAGACAGTAAATTAATCAGGTTGCATCAACCAGTGTATATGATAAGTGAGAAGGGGTGTTTTCGCGCTCCATTTTTCGTGCATCAAAAATATTTTTTGGGACATTACTATCCAACCTACTTGTGCAACATTGTTGTAATCTGGCTAATGACCTTGTTTCTTTATCTGTCGCTGCGGCTCGATTGGTTTCGCAGTGTTGTTAAGGTGTTAGCTTATTGGAAGCAAAAAGCAGGATTTGCCAAAAACTAA
- a CDS encoding TonB family protein, with the protein MMSKKYSWLFILMMLHTCLKLQAQVFEEKFFYDISMNKCDSTQAYYQEILTYYDTTYGQSIGKIKLLKKYGGLIWDGDYSSIADRRKQGVTTTFYENGNVKSLANYNSDLLDGELLSYYANNQLRRKDFYERGRLLFGNCYTQEGKDTAHYDYNIMPQYPGGNNELLKFIAEQIEYPEEALDKGITGVVYTKFTIDLNGKVKNIHLKQPVHKLLDSAALKIIGKIKSKWLPGYLDGEPIEMEVELPISFTL; encoded by the coding sequence ATGATGTCAAAAAAATATAGCTGGCTCTTCATATTAATGATGTTGCACACATGCCTCAAATTGCAAGCTCAGGTTTTTGAAGAAAAATTTTTCTATGATATAAGCATGAATAAATGCGACAGCACACAAGCATATTACCAGGAAATATTAACGTATTATGACACCACCTATGGCCAAAGCATTGGCAAAATAAAGTTATTAAAAAAATATGGAGGCTTAATTTGGGATGGAGATTACTCAAGTATAGCAGATCGTAGAAAACAAGGAGTAACCACAACCTTTTACGAAAACGGTAATGTAAAATCATTAGCCAACTACAACAGCGATTTGCTCGATGGCGAATTGTTATCTTATTATGCAAATAATCAACTAAGACGTAAGGATTTTTATGAACGAGGCAGGCTGTTGTTTGGCAATTGTTATACCCAAGAAGGAAAAGACACTGCGCACTATGATTATAATATTATGCCCCAGTATCCAGGAGGAAACAATGAATTGCTAAAATTTATTGCCGAACAAATTGAATATCCCGAAGAGGCGTTAGATAAAGGAATAACCGGTGTGGTGTACACTAAATTTACCATAGATCTTAATGGCAAAGTAAAAAATATACATTTAAAACAACCTGTGCACAAATTGCTTGATTCAGCTGCATTAAAAATAATAGGTAAAATAAAATCGAAGTGGCTACCCGGATATCTTGATGGCGAACCCATTGAAATGGAAGTAGAATTACCAATCAGTTTTACTTTATGA
- a CDS encoding cupin-like domain-containing protein — MKIDKVDKITHKEFYHEYVVPQKPVVVTSNVISYPAFGKLTPDYFAKKYGHLKKEINGITYTLEEILFLMKTSTAENPSPYPCDMHIDKVFPEVLELLQNDFIYGKVDRINHPLMPKAFTKATKINEMFFGGKGSFFPFLHIDAMYLHTQITQLWGDKEFFMIHIDHTDKVYPRTDNPKISCVRNIFNPDIEKYPKFKDAEISSVMVKEGETVFFTSQYWHTTKIHSECISYGRVHLNHTNWDGFMQDNYELFKKYHPGLTPLAKAYEFGLDKLMRLQEALK; from the coding sequence ATGAAAATTGATAAGGTTGATAAGATTACACACAAAGAGTTTTACCATGAGTATGTAGTGCCTCAAAAGCCGGTGGTAGTTACCTCTAACGTGATTTCCTATCCTGCATTTGGAAAACTCACTCCTGATTATTTTGCAAAAAAATATGGGCATCTCAAAAAGGAAATTAATGGCATAACCTATACATTGGAAGAAATACTGTTTCTGATGAAAACATCCACTGCCGAAAATCCATCGCCCTACCCATGCGATATGCACATAGACAAAGTTTTTCCGGAAGTACTTGAGTTGTTGCAAAATGATTTTATATATGGAAAGGTAGATCGCATCAATCATCCGTTAATGCCTAAAGCATTTACAAAGGCTACTAAGATTAATGAAATGTTTTTTGGTGGTAAAGGCTCTTTCTTTCCGTTTCTGCATATAGATGCCATGTATTTACATACTCAGATTACGCAATTATGGGGAGATAAAGAATTCTTTATGATACACATTGATCATACCGACAAAGTTTATCCGCGAACAGATAACCCTAAAATTTCATGCGTACGTAATATCTTCAACCCCGACATTGAAAAGTATCCGAAATTTAAAGATGCTGAAATAAGTTCGGTAATGGTTAAAGAAGGAGAAACAGTATTTTTTACATCTCAGTATTGGCACACTACCAAAATACATAGCGAATGTATTAGTTATGGCCGTGTTCATCTTAATCATACTAATTGGGATGGTTTTATGCAAGACAACTACGAATTGTTTAAAAAATACCATCCGGGTTTAACTCCTCTTGCAAAGGCGTATGAGTTTGGACTTGATAAGTTAATGAGATTGCAGGAAGCACTCAAGTAG
- a CDS encoding T9SS type A sorting domain-containing protein, which yields MMIATLQNFRSQISGVLMLVTFFISCNKKQKANMPPPTSVVNLLSEEERETRFENWYDWLHKTAPGTNWKKIEEQNMLTDAALKQSQPMEMMDAFANGQIQATWSERGSLNQAGRCIALDYYKPLNRIYTIGDGGALYRGVPDSSNWISVNHNYKFNNRVLKVVKNNNNQPRIITAVGENILYSDNNGTSFNTSTGISFPVSWGGNFVHQVVGVDDSLRTLYAVTRAWDSGPWAPRYWLYRSTNKGNSWTKIFTFNSGSDNRLQLWVPYGSTKLVYALTNESGGSTSMLYEIKGINVAIKNTSNQLPVNTNLDFKGIKVGTKYLFFALCNNSVYKSNNFGANWALMGTTPENVSVMGVSIVDSNRIFTGGVNAFRSYNGGLNFTKINEWWEYYSNINGKLHADLFNFQFYKRNNGTEFGIINCDGGMWRSENYLSSVTNISLTGLNISQYYDVLYDPSNSNYMYAGSQDQGFQRSNTALVPGKINFEQVISGDYGKMQLTRNNQTLWTEYPGGSMYYYYNKTGPLSATYSLPGSTKPLYGWMLATARAYPLSNNKIYMGGGNINGGSGSYIATLTGSSNAISATQINYDFRANSSNGTSGIAAIATTPVDANRIYVTTEDGTIFYSTNAGSSWTKNSSFTGPGPFYITGNALLASKKNANTVWLGGAGYNNPAVYVSANGGANFTAITNGLPATLVFDLEANADETVLYAATEAGPYAYIVADNMWYNIRGTKAAYQSYFAVDMDTTANVVHFASYGRGIWDFKITSSPMVANPVSRNSMSTNSADTDNYHFPESLNLVNLHSFAAQQLIDDFTIFDLNGKVLINANSSPADVQALPAAVYLVRVQIKGKNFVRKMAIIIDN from the coding sequence ATGATGATAGCTACACTTCAAAATTTCAGAAGTCAAATTTCAGGAGTATTAATGCTAGTGACATTTTTTATAAGTTGTAATAAAAAGCAAAAAGCCAACATGCCACCACCAACTTCTGTTGTCAATTTGCTTTCGGAAGAAGAACGTGAAACCAGATTCGAAAATTGGTATGATTGGTTGCACAAAACAGCACCGGGCACTAACTGGAAAAAAATTGAAGAACAAAACATGCTGACCGATGCGGCATTAAAACAATCGCAACCGATGGAAATGATGGACGCATTTGCCAATGGTCAAATACAAGCAACATGGAGTGAGAGAGGCAGCCTAAATCAGGCAGGAAGGTGCATTGCCCTTGACTATTATAAACCGCTAAACCGAATTTATACTATTGGCGATGGCGGTGCTTTGTACCGTGGTGTGCCCGATAGCTCCAATTGGATTTCGGTAAACCATAATTATAAATTTAATAACCGCGTATTAAAGGTTGTAAAAAACAACAATAATCAGCCGCGCATTATTACTGCTGTTGGCGAAAACATTTTGTACAGCGATAACAATGGTACTAGTTTTAATACCTCAACGGGAATTAGTTTTCCGGTTAGTTGGGGCGGCAACTTTGTACATCAGGTAGTTGGCGTAGATGATAGTCTGCGCACGTTGTATGCAGTTACCCGTGCATGGGACTCAGGGCCTTGGGCACCAAGGTACTGGCTTTACAGAAGCACCAATAAAGGAAACTCCTGGACTAAAATATTTACTTTCAATTCAGGTAGCGACAACCGCCTTCAATTGTGGGTGCCCTATGGCAGCACAAAATTAGTGTATGCTTTAACGAACGAATCAGGGGGTTCTACCTCTATGTTATATGAGATAAAAGGAATAAATGTAGCCATCAAAAATACGAGCAATCAATTGCCTGTAAATACCAACCTCGACTTTAAAGGTATTAAGGTTGGCACAAAATATTTATTTTTTGCATTATGCAATAACAGCGTCTATAAGAGCAACAACTTTGGCGCCAACTGGGCATTGATGGGCACTACACCCGAGAATGTTAGTGTAATGGGAGTTTCGATAGTAGATAGCAACCGTATTTTTACCGGAGGGGTAAATGCATTTAGAAGTTATAATGGTGGTTTAAACTTTACCAAAATAAATGAATGGTGGGAATACTACAGCAACATCAATGGTAAGCTTCATGCCGATCTTTTTAACTTTCAGTTTTATAAGAGAAACAATGGTACAGAATTCGGAATTATAAATTGCGATGGTGGTATGTGGCGCAGCGAAAACTACTTATCGAGCGTTACCAACATTAGTTTAACAGGGCTAAATATTTCTCAGTATTACGATGTTTTGTACGATCCTTCGAACAGTAATTATATGTATGCAGGGTCTCAGGACCAAGGCTTTCAGCGCAGCAATACTGCGCTTGTACCAGGTAAAATAAATTTTGAACAAGTAATTAGTGGCGACTATGGCAAGATGCAGCTTACCCGCAACAACCAAACACTTTGGACCGAATACCCGGGCGGAAGTATGTACTACTATTACAATAAGACCGGTCCGTTGTCGGCCACGTACTCATTGCCCGGCAGCACTAAGCCGCTTTACGGTTGGATGCTGGCAACAGCAAGAGCTTATCCGTTAAGCAACAATAAAATTTATATGGGCGGAGGCAACATCAATGGTGGTTCAGGATCATATATAGCCACGTTGACAGGAAGTAGCAACGCAATCAGCGCAACCCAAATTAATTATGATTTCAGAGCGAACTCTTCCAATGGAACATCGGGTATTGCGGCAATTGCTACCACTCCGGTTGATGCCAACCGCATCTATGTGACCACCGAAGATGGCACCATTTTTTACAGTACCAATGCAGGCAGCAGTTGGACAAAAAATTCAAGTTTCACTGGCCCCGGACCTTTTTATATTACCGGCAACGCATTACTTGCTTCAAAGAAAAATGCGAACACCGTGTGGCTTGGTGGCGCAGGGTATAATAACCCTGCCGTGTATGTAAGTGCCAATGGTGGCGCAAATTTTACAGCAATTACTAACGGCTTGCCGGCAACACTTGTGTTTGATCTGGAGGCCAATGCTGACGAAACTGTTTTGTATGCTGCTACCGAAGCCGGCCCGTATGCATATATTGTTGCCGATAATATGTGGTATAATATTCGTGGCACCAAGGCTGCTTATCAATCTTACTTTGCAGTTGATATGGATACTACTGCCAATGTGGTACACTTTGCATCGTACGGTCGTGGTATTTGGGATTTTAAAATAACTTCATCTCCGATGGTTGCCAATCCTGTGTCGCGCAATTCCATGAGTACAAACAGTGCAGACACTGACAACTATCATTTTCCGGAATCTTTAAACCTAGTTAATTTACATAGTTTTGCAGCGCAACAACTAATTGATGACTTCACTATTTTTGATTTAAATGGCAAAGTCTTAATAAATGCAAATTCAAGCCCTGCTGACGTTCAAGCATTACCGGCTGCTGTTTACCTGGTGCGTGTGCAGATAAAAGGGAAAAATTTTGTAAGGAAAATGGCGATTATAATAGACAACTAA
- a CDS encoding tetratricopeptide repeat protein yields the protein MSIKSRIESLKDFLQMEPNDAFTLYALALEYAREDNLNESQNYFTQLLHRHPGYLAAYYHLGKLYERLNNSVEAGSIYMAGIKLAERLNNNHARTELNSAYKELTGIDESDL from the coding sequence ATGTCAATTAAAAGTCGCATAGAATCGCTGAAGGACTTCCTACAGATGGAGCCAAATGATGCTTTTACTTTGTATGCATTGGCACTTGAGTATGCGCGTGAAGATAATTTAAATGAAAGCCAAAATTATTTTACCCAACTGCTGCATCGGCATCCGGGATATCTTGCTGCATACTATCATTTAGGAAAATTGTACGAACGACTTAATAATTCGGTTGAAGCAGGAAGTATTTATATGGCCGGAATAAAACTTGCCGAGCGATTAAATAATAATCACGCACGTACTGAACTTAATAGTGCATACAAGGAACTTACTGGAATAGATGAAAGCGACTTGTAA